In a genomic window of Quercus lobata isolate SW786 chromosome 4, ValleyOak3.0 Primary Assembly, whole genome shotgun sequence:
- the LOC115984480 gene encoding uncharacterized protein LOC115984480 — protein sequence MKLRLQQVQQAQQEENWSKGNLEGEGDSHRRGTPQKPTTPDEQNSDLLREMRKEMDKLRSAIKEKTNRMVRATDSPFTSAVIECLVPSKFCLPQLEPFDGLRDTQNHLNTFKMTLGLQQPFDEILCRSFPTTLKGAAREWFTKFPTSYVDNFEQLSNAFLRHFIEGQRPRRPADYLLTIRQGEKETLRSYVKRFTWETLEVDKADDKVQLTTFKAGLRSRDLVASLTKNPPKTMAEMLLKAQKYMNTEDALAAIKDAEKLRDKIKDEHYLKWPRPLHSSPNVCDKNKYCRFYKDHSHNTEDCRDLKEQIEELIRKGKLQKYVKKREYSKFRDDNKGQHESFSRDGNRPSQPPHKVIGEIKTITGGPFSRGSFKSLKKAYQRQVNSVHTVPPSKHRRTYQDMSFNEGNAMGVKQPHNDPLVIMLNIEGFNTKRILVDNGSSTDIIYLPAFQQLRLDLRRLRPFDSPLVSFSEDKAYPKGIVTLIVMAGAYPVQLTRQIDFLVVNCPLSYNVIIGRPTLNKWKATTSTYCLKVKFPTDNGVGEVKGDQVLARECYQAILAAKENYT from the exons ATGAAGTTACGACTCCAGCAGGTCCAACAGGCTCAACAGGAAGAGAACTGGTCCAAGGGTAACCTGGAAGGAGAAGGAGATAGCCACAGGAGGGGTACCCCTCAGAAGCCAACTACTCCGGACGAGCAGAATTCAGATCTCCTTCGAGagatgaggaaagagatggacaAACTAAGGAGCGCCATTAAGGAGAAGACGAATCGAATGGTAAGGGCGACAGATTCACCTTTCACCTCGGCGGTAATTGAATGCCTTGTACCGTCAAAGTTTTGCTTACCTCAACTTGAGCCGTTCGACGGACTCAGAGACACTCAAAATCATCTTAATACCTTCAAGATGACTCTAGGACTTCAACAACCATTCGACGAGATACTATGTCGCTCCTTTCCcaccactctcaaaggagctgcaagagaATGGTTCACGAAGTTTCCAACCTCGTACGTAGACAACTTCGAGCAATTAAGTAATGCCTTCTTGCGCCATTTCATAGAGGGGCAACGTCCAAGGAGGCCGGCAGACTACTTACTCACCATTAGACAGGGAGAAAAGGAAACTCTAAGGTCATATGTCAAACGCTTCACCTGGGAGACTCTGGAGGTGGACAAAGCCGACGACAAAGTGCAACTGACGACATTCAAAGCGGGACTGAGGTCCAGAGATCTCGTGGCCTCCCTCACAAAGAATCCACCAAAGACGATGGCAGAAATGCTCTTGAAAgcacagaagtacatgaacaCTGAAGATGCTTTAGCAGCTATAAAGGATGCAGAGAAGCTAAGAGACAAG atcaaggacgagcattaCCTCAAATGGCCCAGACCATTGCACTCATCCCCCAATGTCTGCGACAAGAACAAGTACTGCCGGTTCTACAAAGATCACAGCCACAACACAGAAGACTGCAGAGACCTAAAGGAGCAGATAGAGGAGTTGATACGTAAAGGAAAGTTacagaaatatgtgaagaagaGAGAATATAGTAAATTCAGGGATGATAATAAAGGCCAACATGAATCCTTTTCCCGGGATGGCAACCGTCCATCCCAACCTCCGCACAAagtgatcggggagataaagACGATTACAGGAGGGCCATTTTCGAGAGGATCATTTAAATCACTCAAGAAGGCATACCAAAGGCAGGTAAATAGTGTCCACACCGTACCTCCGTCTAAGCACAGACGAACATACCAGGACATGTCCTTCAATGAAGGAAACGCCATGGGAGTGAAACAGCCCCACAACGATCCTTTGGTCATAATGTTGaatatagaagggttcaataccAAGAGGATCCTCGTCGACAATGGCAGCTCCACAGACATCATCTACCTCCCAGCCTTCCAGCAGTTGAGACTAGATCTGAGGAGACTGCGCCCTTTTGACTCTCCACTCGTCAGCTTCAGCGAAGACAAGGCATACCCCAAGGGCATAGTGACATTGATAGTGATGGCGGGGGCCTACCCGGTGCAGTTGACCCGTCAGATAGACTTCTTAGTGGTGAACTGCCCCTTatcctacaatgtcatcattgggaggcccacGCTCAACAAGTGGAAAGCGACGACATCaacctactgtttgaaggtaaaattcccaacagaTAATGGCGTCGGTGAAGTGAAAGGAGATCAAGTCCTGGCAAGAGAATGCTATCAAGCCATCCTGGCTGCGAAGGAGAACTACACGTAG